The Streptomyces sp. NBC_00335 DNA window TACTACGGCACCACCGCCCTGAGCTGCGTCTGGTACTTCCGGCGGAGCCTGCGGGACTCCCCGCGCGACCTCCTGCTGCGCGGCGTCCTGCCCCTGCTGGGCGGCGTGCTGATGCTGGCGGCCTTCGCCCGCAGCGCCTACGACATGTACGACCCCGCGTACGGGACCACCTCCTTCCACGGCGTCGGCGGGGTCTTCCTCCTCGGCGCCGGCACCATCGCCGCGGGCGCCCTGGCCCTGCTGCTCGCCCGCACCCGGTTCCGCCGCTTCTTCCGCGAAGGCCGCACGTCGGTCGCCGCGCTCACCATCACCGAGGACTGACCACACCCATGCGCACTCTCGCCATCGCCGCCCTGCAGACCACGCCCGTGGCCCACGACCTCGAAGCGAGCCGACAGCGCTTCAGCGACCAGGTCCGCGCCACGCACGAGCTCTTCCCCCACGTCCAGCTCGTCGTCGCCCCCGAGCTCCTGCTCGCCGCCGAGGGCCCGCTGCTGCGGCCCGCCCCCGACGACTGGATGGAGCAGGCGGCCGTCACCATCCCCGGCCCGCTCACCGACCGGATCTGCGACCTCGCCAGGGAGACCGGGCTGTGGCTGGTCCCGGGGAGCCTCTACGAACGAGCGGAGGACGGCCACATCTACAACACGGCCATAGCGGTCTCGCCCGAGGGTGAGATCGTCGCCCGCTACCGCAAGGTCTTCCCCTGGCAGCCGTACGAAAAGGCCCGCCCCGGCCACGAGTTCACGGTCTTCGACCTCCCCGGGATCGGGCGGGTGGGCCTGGCCATCTGCTATGACGGCTCCTTCCCGGAGACGGTCCGCCAACTCGCCTGGCTGGGAGCGGAGATCGTCATCCAGCCCACCCTGACGCCCACCCGGGACCGGGAGATGGAACTGGTCTGCGCCCGCGCCAACGCCTGGACCAACCAGGTGTACGTGGTCAACGTCAACGCCGCCGACCCGGCCGGGGTCGGCGCCAGCGCGATCGTCGACCCCGAGGGCACCGTCCGCCAGCAGGCCGGACCCGGCGAGGAGGTGCTCGTCGACGTCCTGGACCTCGACACCGTCACCCGGGTGCGCCGCTACGGCTCCACCGGAATCAACCGGCCCTGGAGCCAGCTGGCCCGGCACGGGGAGTCGATCGCCCTCCCGATGTACGGCGGCGCGGTCTTCCGTACACCGCACTGGCTGCAGGACGGGACCGCGTAACCGCTCCCCGCCCCGGCCGGATCCGACCACGTGATCTGGTCCCTCACCACATCTTGGCGAGGAAGGCGCGGGTGCGGGGGTGCCGCGGGTCGTCCAGGACGGCCCCGGGCGCTCCCTGCTCCACGACGACCCCGCCGTCCATGAAGACGACGGTGTCGGCGGCCTCCCGGGCGAAGCCGAGCTCGTGGGTGACGACGAGCATCGTGGTTCCGGTACGGGCCAGGTCCTTGATGACGTCCAGGACCTCGCCGACCAGTTCCGGGTCGAGCGCCGAGGTCGGCTCGTCGAAGAGCAGCACCTTGGGTTCGAGGGCGAGCGCGCGGGCGATGGCGACCCGCTGCTGCTGCCCGCCGGACAGCTGGCGCGGGTAGGCGTCCGCCTTGTCGCTCAGCCCCACGCGCTCCAGCAGCCGGCGGGCCGTCGCCCCGGCCTCCTCCCGTGTCCGGCGCAGCGCGGAGACGGGAGCCTCGACGAGGTTCTCCAGCACCGTGAGGTGCGTGAAGAGGTTGAAGTTCTGGAAGACGAACCCGATGTGGGTCCGCTGTTTCAGCACCTCCTTCTCTTTGAGTTCGTGCAGCTTGCCCCGGTGGCCGCGGTAACCGATGAGCTCGCCGTCGACGCTGATCCAGCCGCGGTCGACCTTCTCCAAGTGGTTGATGGTGCGCAGGAGCGTGGACTTCCCGGAGCCGGAGGGGCCGAGGATCACGGTGACTTCCCCGGCGCGGACCTTCAGGTCGACCCCGCGCAGCACTTCCAGGGGTCCGAAGCTCTTGTGGACGCCCCGGACCTCGACCATGACCCGTTCGGGTGCGGGCTCGCTCACGTGTGCTCGGGCGGGTTGATCTGCGAGGTGTCGATCGCGGAGGGAGTGGTGCCCCATTTCTTCAGGATCCGCGCGTAGGTGCCGTCCTTGATCAGCTCGTTGACGGCCGCCTGGAACGCGGGGGTGAGCGGGGAGCCCTTCTTGAAGGCGAACCCGACGTCGAGGCGGTGGTACTCGCCGAGGAAGGTCGTCTGCGCGGCGGGCTGCGCGGCCTGGTGGCGCAGGCCGTTGATGGTCGACATGACGACGTCGATCCGGCCCTGCTGGAGGGCCGTGGTCACGGCCCCGGACTCGGAGAAGACCTTGACCTCGTACGGCTTCTTCCCCGCGGTGGCGCAGACCTCCTTCTGCCGGGTGAGGGTCTTCTCGAACGTCGTGCCCGCGCCGGTGCCGATGGTCAGCCCGCACAGCTGGGTGAGGTCGGAGACCTGGCCGGTCAGTGCGGTGTTGCCCGTCCGGACGGCGAAGCCCTGGCCGTCG harbors:
- a CDS encoding carbon-nitrogen hydrolase family protein, with amino-acid sequence MRTLAIAALQTTPVAHDLEASRQRFSDQVRATHELFPHVQLVVAPELLLAAEGPLLRPAPDDWMEQAAVTIPGPLTDRICDLARETGLWLVPGSLYERAEDGHIYNTAIAVSPEGEIVARYRKVFPWQPYEKARPGHEFTVFDLPGIGRVGLAICYDGSFPETVRQLAWLGAEIVIQPTLTPTRDREMELVCARANAWTNQVYVVNVNAADPAGVGASAIVDPEGTVRQQAGPGEEVLVDVLDLDTVTRVRRYGSTGINRPWSQLARHGESIALPMYGGAVFRTPHWLQDGTA
- a CDS encoding amino acid ABC transporter ATP-binding protein, with the translated sequence MVEVRGVHKSFGPLEVLRGVDLKVRAGEVTVILGPSGSGKSTLLRTINHLEKVDRGWISVDGELIGYRGHRGKLHELKEKEVLKQRTHIGFVFQNFNLFTHLTVLENLVEAPVSALRRTREEAGATARRLLERVGLSDKADAYPRQLSGGQQQRVAIARALALEPKVLLFDEPTSALDPELVGEVLDVIKDLARTGTTMLVVTHELGFAREAADTVVFMDGGVVVEQGAPGAVLDDPRHPRTRAFLAKMW